In the genome of Lathyrus oleraceus cultivar Zhongwan6 chromosome 4, CAAS_Psat_ZW6_1.0, whole genome shotgun sequence, the window caatccttatggcaaatgcaaggatctttgaaacaaggagacgcatttcgcacaaaagaggaatgtgtaaaagccattaagaaattccacatgcaactatcagctgatttcagagttgacagaactgacgcattgaggtataaagtttattgtccgaatgagcaatgcctttttaggttgtcagcttcgtaccggaagaggagcgagtcttgggagattggatcaatgggtccagatcacacatgcatgctgacaaacccaatgcaggatcatcgtaaattaagctctcagctaatatgcgatgaaatattgtctatcattggcgacaatccgtcgttaaaggtgagtacaataatctcgcatattagggcagagtacgagtacactccatcatataggaagacatggatagctaggacaaagactgttgaaaaagtgtttggcaattgggaggagtcttacaaacaacttccaaaatacatgttggctctaaaacaatatgctccctggactattgtcaagttggaaacatTGTCCGCGTATACACCAGACGGGACGTGTGTTGTTGGAAATggaatatttcaccgtctcttctgggcgtatcaaccatccatcataggtttttctttctgtaaaccaattatacaaattgatggtacatggttgtacgggaaatacaaaggaacgttactgatggcagtggcacaagataggaacaacaacatttttccaatcgccttttCCCTAGTTaaaggggagactgctgagggatgaagttttttcctaagaaatcttcgattgcacgttgcacctcaacctaacttatgtttgatctccgacagacacccttcaatcatcagtgcatatgATAATATTGATAacggctggcaaaatcctccttcgacgcatgtgttatgtattagacatattgctcagaatttcatgcgggaaatcaaagataagacgttgcggaagaaggttgtcaatgcaggttacgcattatcagaaccttctttcaaacactaccatgagaaaataagattgtcaaacgaagatgcagtacggtggatcgatagtattcaATTCGAGAAGTGaactagggcatacgacaacggtcaacgttggggccgcatgacaacaaatcttgtggaatcaatgaaccctgtcttcaaaggcatctgtaacctacctataaccgctttggtgcagacaacatatttcaggctagggaCGCTGTTTGAAAtcagacgctcaaaatggagttcagtgttgcaatctaGACAGTTattcagtgatgcttcaatgaaattcattagatgtgaagctgccaaagcaaacacacgCGTGGTTACGGTCTTTGACCGCATTAAATATTGGTATAGTGTTGCCaagtccatggatcacaatgagggcatgccgatgggacaatacacagtcgaactagatagaggttgttgcggctgcggaaagttccaagcccttcgtaccccctgctcccatgtaATTGCGacatgctcaaaggttcgaagaTATCCATCATACTTgttatctgaagtttacaaagtcgccagtctttcatttataaaattagtttttccgtagtggcaaaagaggattatttgccagaatatcaaggggacatcgtctgaCACAACaaagttatgcgaaggaagaaaaatgGTCGACCAAACAGCACCCGGATTCGAACCGAAATagatacggcgaacaaaatggttagactatgtagttcatgtAGTCAGctaggtcacaatcgtaataattgtcctagtgttggaacgagcacaaccagataaattcacatgtacctctattgcaatatatgaaaaactaaatttatttcatattagacgttTGTGATGaaagtaccattacataaacagtAACACAAATAATTATAACAACTACAATATAagaactatgcgattacaaccatcaaaacaattttgaacatgtaatgcacCATCCTACGAGtgtcttggtcggtcttaatatccactcattcacgcacttctctgttttggttgaacgtggacataaggcattgtattcttctaatcctttcaccctctccaatttaccaactgtacaacgtccgattaagacgttcaaacgtattTGTGTTCCATAGTCGAATCTGTACCGGAGTCGTAACGACGAAAAATATTATATCAGCATTTCGTTTTTGAATGTATCCATACATTGTTAAAACAGAGAAACTTGAAGGTGATGATGGCTGAACTAGAGAAAATATGGTATTAGGAGATGATTTTatgtgaaaaatattgcatccaaggCGTGACATTTATACAGAGTGAACATAAAATGTATGCGCTAAGAGAGCTGGCGCCCACATGACATTACATACAGACGCCAGAGGGATTGACGCCCACACTACAAATTGCACTAAGGTGTCAGGAGCATTGGCCCCTCCTCATGAGGGTCAATGCATACGCCAatagcattgacgcctcctcatgagaaacccaatgcatgcgccaatgctattggcgcctccttttCATGCTTAGGGGGTacgccaattcatctgacgcatcctcttttaaaagtgatttttttggttctttttttaattattggttatttttgaattttaaaaaaaaaactaattatttaaaaaaaaatcaaaatatacATCCAAAGATCATGATTATTAATTTGTTATCCCACATTTTCACTTCTTTGATACAATAATTGGTATGACAAAAAAAAAGCAACTAACTAGGAAACTTCTTAGTTTTAACTAAGAAATCAAATCTACAATTTCTACAAAAAGATAGAGCAACACAGCAAGAACAAAAACAAAGTACATTGTTATAATACAGAAAGTTGATTTTCTTGATCTTGATCTTCTTCCTCTATTTGGTGAAATTCCTTAACTGGATGCCGTTTTCTACACTCACAATAGAAAACCGTCATTATAACGTAACTCCATAGCACCACAAATCCATAACAAACTATCACAACCGCTTTATCTTCAAACGAATCCTTACCGTCGATCTTCAACCCGATCAAACTCGAAACCCACATAAATAAACCCGAAAGAATCCACCCGCAAACCCGGTTTCCCTCCATCAAACCGGATCCGACTCTAATAGCATCCCATCCGAATCTATCTTCGGCGACGGACACCACCAGACCGACATTCAACACCGCCATCAAGTAAACCTCGAGACCCGACCCGATtaagaagatgaaagtattcgACCCGGTGAGTGCGGTTAAGAAGAGAGGCCAAGAGGAGAAAACGAAGAGGATAGCGTAGACAAAGATGGAAGTTACGAAAAGGCGCGTGAGGTTGGGTTTGAAGGAGGCGACGGCGGAGTGGAGCGTCGGGGTGATGTTATGGGAGGCGAGGAGAGAGGAGTGGACGGCGGAGAGAGTGGAGATGAGGGAGATGATGTAAGAAGGGAAAGAGAAAAGGGCTTTAACACGGATGAGGAAAACAGCGTCGTTTCGAGATTCGTGTCTAACATGGCGTGCTTCGAATTGGGTTGAAGCGAAGTGAGCGAGGACTTCGAGGTGGCGGATTTGAGAAGTGAGTGGTTTTGTGACGATGGATTGGTAGATAGTGAGGGTTGAGAGAGGGAGGATGGTGAAGATGAAGAGGGTTGTGAAGAGGAGCTTGTTGGTGGATAGAATGGTGAGTGAGTTGAAGAGAATCTTGAATGGGGAGAAGCAGCGCCAAATAGCAGCGGCGGTGAACATTCTCAGTCAGGCTAGTGTCGGCGGATCATGGAGGAGGAAGTTGAAGAAGATGGGTGAGTGATGTTTAGGTTTCGATCTTGTTGAGGAAAGTGGAGGTGTAGTAGTGGTGGGGTGGGGTGGGGAAAGTAAATTAAATAATCTTACAAAACGTATGTTTATTTTGGTTTTTTTGGTTTTCTTCtttattttggttttaattaaGGATTTAATTTCCTTCACAAAATAATTTAAGATTTAACAATATAATACATAGGTCTAAACTTTTTTTAAAGGAAAAAGCCAATGCAAAGGTTTCTTTGATGTACAGGTTAACGGTTAAGTATActataattaaaaaatttaaaaatttaagtttcaaaaaatttaaatatgaGAATATTCAATATCAcattattaaaaatattattttatttaaaaaaattaaagttttaaatcAATTAGCATTAATATCCATTTAAAACCATTTAAAACCAAAGAGTATCTAAGAATTTCTCTTATATTGTCACATAAATTGTGTTAAAAGATAAGTTGAAATAAATCAATTCAAATAAATCATAAGTATATATAAAAAAAGTCTTGTTCTTAATTAGGCTATGAGACCTTTGGAATGCCTTAAGTTTCCACCCTAAAAATACACATAAACAAAATATTTGAAAGAATAAAAATCATTAATAACATAATGGTTAATATTCTGACAGCTACCTTACAAGGAAGGTTCTAGATCTCTGGAAACCCTAAATCCATCTATAAAAAAGGGTCAATTGTTAGAATCAAGATAGACACTCTCTAAAATCTAAAATATTCTTTTCTACCTCATTCAAGGTACCACCCCCGATGTCGGCTAGAACATCGATAAACAACCAAATATTTGAGTTCATTATCTCACAAAAAAGAATCAAGTTTCATTATATTCATATGACATCATTTGCACCCCCTGTAGGAATCTTTGTGTATGTCATTCTCTTTTCTTCACCCTATAGTGAGATGACAAGTTATAGAAGCACTTTTAACCGTTACTCCCAATGGGACAAAAGTTCAATGGTGATGGGGATGACCCAACCTTAATCTCCGCTCATACCCTTTATCGTCCATTTAAAATTGTATTGGACTAGAATGTTCTAGCTTAATCACTTCGCCCTTACATGTGTCGTGCTTTAGGAATTGTGGGCTAAATAGATGCCCAAAAGGAAAGACCCATCAACTCACAAAAATTTAAGTAACATGGCTAGTACCCAAGTAGTATATACAAAGGTCACTTGGTGAACATGTGATCTAGCCCTGTCCACTTCCTATCGTGGGAGGACGCGATAGGCCACATGCTAATCGAGTGGAATATGACTCCCTCAAAGAATAACTAGAGTATTTGTTGGACTGGATTCATGACTTATTGGGTAAAATATAGGTACATAATGGTCTAGAAGAGAGGAGTTGAATATATTGTTCCCCTAAAACACAATTTTATAAACATTTCCCCAAAACCAGAGTTTTACAAAAAAAACGTGGCAACATAATTTTTACATAATATGTATTTGGATTGATTTCACAGTTTACTTAAAATGTTAGAAAATACAATGATTGTGAGAGATGAAGATATTAAAGAAGCAATATGTTAATTAACCAAATTCAATTTACACAAGATGTTTAAATTGAATCTTATTAATCAAATCGTCAATCTAACATTAAATGTCTATGCAATTATAATCACCAAAAAGAAGGTTTAGATGATTGAATCTAACACAAACATACACTTACACATAAATCGTTATAAGCTATTAAAAACTGAGTCATATGTGATTTTAGAAAATCGGTAAAACCTAAGTCATGCAAAACTATATAGAAAATTAAAAAGAGATAAGAAAAGAGAAATTATGCACTAGTCTCCAATGACGAACCATTGAAAATTGGTTAGGTCTTCCACTATTTTGAAAATTAATACACGAGTTTTTGATACAACGGACCATCAAGACAACACTTGACACTTTAAGCCAAAGTGTTGAGAAAACACATGTTTGAATCTAGATTTCCCTTATGTTATGGGAAGAACACTAAAAACTGCCAAATCAACAAGATCTTCACCCAATCTTGAACCAATCACCTTCCTAAAATCAAAGTTTGTATCTAAGCTTATGTTCAAAGTAGTCTTCACCCAACATTGTCGCTAGTCTCTTATCTGAGGTTTGTTCTACTAAAGGATCTTAGAAACTCTGAAATCCATGGCGGTTTTCACTCGACCCTACCAAAATATTCttggaaaataaaataaattttttccTTGCTAGAAGTCAGTCTCCATATACCATAGTCACAAAATCAACTCTTCAACCTGAtaacacaaaaaaaaaacttCACAAAAATATTATATTCCCTAATGTATTTTGCATTTACCACTCACACTCAATATTTAGAGCCAAATAGCCATAACAATGGGTTTTTTTGGCTTAAGGTTGAAGATCATTGGTTATCAGAAGAATCTCAGACAACTCCTTATTAGAACTCACTCAATAAGCACTCTATGAAGTTTCTCTTTAAGCTTGACTTGAGAGAGAACATGTTTGTGAAAGAAAGAAGATCCTTGGTTTTGCTAGGTTTATGAAAATATGGATTATCTTATTCGAGAGAATGACAAAAATGATTTATATATGTATTGGGTGTGAGGCACAAAATAGATGAAAAATTAAGTTGTTGATTGAATTCATATCCTACAATTAGGATTTGAATCAGATGAAAGAGTGACTTAAATAAAGAAGATAAAATTGGAAAATAACTTGTTTGATTCGGATCATGATTTGAATCATATCATTAGATTCAAGGAATTACCTGACTCGAATCACACAACTATAAGTGATTTCCATCATTAATTCATGATTCAAATGAT includes:
- the LOC127138507 gene encoding uncharacterized protein LOC127138507, with translation MFTAAAIWRCFSPFKILFNSLTILSTNKLLFTTLFIFTILPLSTLTIYQSIVTKPLTSQIRHLEVLAHFASTQFEARHVRHESRNDAVFLIRVKALFSFPSYIISLISTLSAVHSSLLASHNITPTLHSAVASFKPNLTRLFVTSIFVYAILFVFSSWPLFLTALTGSNTFIFLIGSGLEVYLMAVLNVGLVVSVAEDRFGWDAIRVGSGLMEGNRVCGWILSGLFMWVSSLIGLKIDGKDSFEDKAVVIVCYGFVVLWSYVIMTVFYCECRKRHPVKEFHQIEEEDQDQENQLSVL